The Piliocolobus tephrosceles isolate RC106 unplaced genomic scaffold, ASM277652v3 unscaffolded_24336, whole genome shotgun sequence genome has a window encoding:
- the LOC113221407 gene encoding bifunctional apoptosis regulator-like has translation MTSCICVLFFKDLKEPTWKQWREFLVKYSFLPYQLIAEFAWDWLEVHYWTSRFLIINAMLLSVLELFSFWRIWSRSELKTVPQRMWSHFWKVSTQGLFVAMFWPLIPQFVCNCLFYWALYFNPIINIDLVVKELRWLETQVL, from the exons ATGACTTCTTGCATCTGTGTGTTGTTTTTCAAGGATCTTAAGGAGCCTACGTGGAAGCAGTGGAGAGAGTTCCTGGTCAAATACTCCTTCCTTCCATACCAGCTGATTGCCGAGTTTGCTTGGGACTGGCTGGAGGTCCATTACTGGACATCACGGTTTCTCATCATCAATGCTATGTTACTCTCAGTTCTggaattgttttccttttggaGAATCTGGTCGAGAAGTGAACTGAA GACTGTGCCTCAGAGGATGTGGAGCCACTTCTGGAAAGTATCAACGCAGGGGCTTTTTGTGGCCATGTTCTGGCCCCTCATCCCTCAGTTTGTTTGCAACTGTTTGTTTTACTGGGCCCTGTACTTTAACCCAATTATTAACATTGATCTTGTGGTCAAGGAACTCCGGTGGCTGGAAACCCAGGTGTTGTGA